A portion of the Salvelinus alpinus chromosome 33, SLU_Salpinus.1, whole genome shotgun sequence genome contains these proteins:
- the trmt61b gene encoding tRNA (adenine(58)-N(1))-methyltransferase, mitochondrial — translation MFVGFQFGGSLLTQRLVRICVTCIGQQGYRQLHPKSRLPTCTLYTRSFGTDPKGEKGENENGSKTTDNLDPSPQTLTPMHTQGKGLFGKRRPLSPLERISRLLPQDSLAPELLALREEENQEVEQGEPDGVGFQKDQNTSAASVTETKTHSSQGEVENTESQVHIGHDTVRPREEKEEGTVIDNTVLEPNGCPILREVTNSSQVEGYVTPMTPTLLPGEHLLTFGELLLAEYRKKGRVEFRKMFQLQDGQRLQSSWGTIGHSDIVGRHAGDFIRTIHGTPILIRRPNLEEYVLYMKRGPAIAYPKDASMMLMMMDVTEGDCVLESGSGSGAMSLFLSRAVGSKGSVMSVEIREDHHRRAALNYNRWRSSWILRRGEEWPDNVQFHISDLQGASLLLAGRGFHSIALDMVNPQLVLPTVTPHLHPGAVCAVYLANITQVIDLLEGLRCAALPLLCERIIEVQLRDWLLAPAIQKDGRFCCRKAPPSARDQEEGENSKSDEEKEYTSSPEPAPFGSVPYIARPHPEQASHTAFLVKLRKSQG, via the exons ATGTTTGTTGGATTTCAGTTCGGTGGGTCTCTCCTCACACAAAGACTGGTACGGATATGTGTCACCTGCATTGGCCAGCAGGGATACAGGCAGCTTCATCCAAAAAGTAGACTCCCTACATGTACACTATACACAAGGAGCTTTGGGACTGATCCtaagggggagaaaggggaaaaTGAGAACGGGAGCAAAACAACAGACAACCTCGACCCCTCAccccagactctaacccctatgCACACCCAGGGAAAAGGTTTGTTTGGTAAAAGGCGGCCCCTCTCACCCTTGGAGAGGATTAGCCGCCTTTTGCCTCAGGACTCCCTAGCCCCAGAATTGTTggcactgagagaggaggagaaccagGAAGTGGAACAGGGGGAACCTGATGGGGTTGGGTTTCAAAAAGACCAAAACACTTCAGCAGCCTCGGTGACTGAGACTAAGACCCACAGCTCACAAGGAGAAGTAGAAAATACAGAGTCACAGGTGCACATAGGACATGACACAGTTAGACCGAGAGAAGAAAAAGAGGAGGGTACTGTCATTGATAACACAGTACTAGAGCCAAATGGTTGCCCGATTCTCAGAGAGGTAACAAATTCTTCACAAGTGGAGGGATACGTGACTCCAATGACTCCCACCCTTCTTCCCGGGGAGCATTTACTAACTTTTGGGGAACTACTGTTGGCCGAGTACCGGAAAAAGGGCCGTGTGGAGTTTAGGAAGATGTTTCAGCTGCAGGATGGGCAACGTCTCCAGAGCAGTTGGGGCACCATCGGACACAGTGACATCGTCGGCCGCCACGCAGGAGACTTCATTCGGACCATCCACGGGACACCCATCCTTATACGGCGGCCCAACCTGGAGGAATACGTGCTTTATATGAAGAGGGGGCCGGCAATCGCCTATCCAAAG gatGCCAGTATGATGCTGATGATGATGGACGTCACAGAGGGAGACTGTGTGTTGGAGTCAGGCTCCGGGTCAGGGGCCATGTCGCTTTTCCTGTCCCGAGCTG TGGGCTCCAAGGGCAGCGTTATGAGTGTGGAAATCAGGGAGGACCACCACAGACGAGCCGCGCTCAACTACAACCGCTGGCGTTCCTCCTGGATCCTCCGGCGAGGAGAGGAATGGCCCGACAACGTCCAGTTTCATATCTCTGACCTGCAGGGGGCATCCTTGCTCCTCGCCGGGCGAGGGTTTCACTCT attgCTCTGGATATGGTAAACCCACAATTGGTTTTGCCCACTGTGACTCCACATCTCCATCCCGGAGCAGTTTGTGCTGTCTACCTAGCCAA TATAACGCAGGTCATTGATCTACTGGAGGGCCTCCGATGCGCTGCCCTCCCCCTGCTGTGTGAACGCATCATCGAAGTGCAGCTCAGGGATTGGCTGTTGGCTCCGGCAATCCAGAAAGATGGGAGGTTCTGCTGCAGGAAAGCTCCTCCCTCAGCGAGAGACCAGGAGGAAGGGGAGAATAGCAAGTCGGATGAAGAAAAAG AATACACAAGCAGTCCGGAACCCGCACCATTTGGGAGTGTCCCTTACATTGCTCGACCTCACCCGGAACAAGCTAGCCACACAG CATTCCTGGTGAAACTGAGGAAGAGTCAGGGGTAG